Sequence from the Argentina anserina chromosome 7, drPotAnse1.1, whole genome shotgun sequence genome:
tataattatacacgtacaaaaaaacaaatacacaTAAAACTTACCAATATATTACATTTAGATAtaataaaattcataattcaAACTATTTAGATAGTTTTCACCAATTTaaaacacattatatatataaatgtaaaaaaatatctaaaaatattattttttaaggCGTGAAAAACGTAGTTATAGATGTGAAATGTGTAAGCTTTTTAAACCTCACTGCTCAGGTCGAAAAACAGAGACGTTATATAAGTAGCCTTAAGCTTTTTAAGTCTCATATGAGTATCGAGTCgagtttttttaaaacattaatTGATTAATATAGATTTAGTGAACTAAGGCATTAGAAGACTCCAGTAGctaaagaaattaagaaatggAGGCCGTCCGAATAGTTCATTTCGTTGGTATGAAGAACTTGAAAAACTAAGAAATCAGATTTTTGAATCCAGACCCTTCAACTCCATCTTCTAAACATAGCATAAGAAACCAAATTGATCTACATTCCTAGATTAACCATTTCAACACATGCGATGCCGACTGACTACTTGCCTAGTACGTAGCATACCTTATACCGATGCAAGGTTCCAAAACCAATGTCTTATTCAACAAGAGCTGAAAAGCTCAGAGCAAGAGTTAAGAACCAAATAAACACACTGGACAAACGTACATACTCTGGAACCCTAGCTAGCTGGTAGAAAACACACAAACAGTTACCCTACGTTACAATAGTACTGGCCGGAGAAAGCCCTCAATCGTAGCCCCTGAGCTTCGATCCTTATgttattattgaattgaattagTACGTAGGTTATCCTTTATTGATGTGTCTGAGCTAGTCAATTACTCATTATCTTCTTCTGGCTGCAGTTTCTCTTTGTGCATTGAAGTAGACAGCGGCCACAGGCAGGCCAAGATCATTCTCTTCTGAAAACTTTCTTGTGTTGAAGTTGTCCCGCGAAGCCGGAACTCTCACCGTCTGCCTCCCTCTAGCCTGCCTGAACAACAGAAACACGTAACGGTGAATCCCCACCACCGGCTTCGGAGTTTCATACTCCACAACTTCTCTTCCTGCTCATGAAATTGATTGCATACAGATTGATTGGTTAAATTTGTATGACACAAGAGGAGAAGCTAAAATCGATTTTTGTGGCTGTTATAATGTACAGTCTTACCAAAGGAGACATCAGTGGTACCAGGAATGTCTGTCACCAACCTGAAATTAATTACTGTATAAAGTTAATTACTTCATGATATTATTTTTGGTATCTAGCAATGAGAAATGAGATCTACGACTTTGCTGGATGATGATGAATACAAACCAGTGGAGATGTTCTCTCAAGCATGGATCACTGGGGCTTGGGAAATCAGGGTCTGTCATAATCTTCAAGAGTTGATCACCCCCATTCAGAAAAccagaaaaataaaagttacCACCCAACAGCTAGAAgttacacatatatatagatatatagtaGCTAGACGTATTaaattcagagtgaagctatGATAGAACTTACTAATGTATAAGCAGCCCTCATATCTTGACCACCGATGTCCACACGAGGCTTATCAGTAATGATAGAAGGCATGATCTCATGGCCATTACAGACTTGTTTGTTGCTGCTATAAATTACATCCATTTTCACAGTTGGGGAGAACATGTCTACAACCTCTCCAACCACTCTTCCAAGAGTTAGGGTCTCCATCATCCTTGACATGAATTAAGTAGTGGAGCAGGATATCAGAAAGAGATTTAAGCAAGTTGCAGAAGATGAATGTGTTTTTTGTGTTCTGTATTGGTACAATATTATGTCTGAGAATGTTTGCTTATATAGGCACAAGAAAGCTAGCAAATTAAGGACGTACAATTAAGGTTACTATTTAAGAATCAAAGAGCTTAACTGACTCTTACAATCTCAAATGATATTGAGTTGTACACTTGGGGAAACGACAAGTGTGTTGAGAATTTGTTGAGCATGTCCTAATTAGATATCCCTCAATGAAAAAGCATAAGTTGTCTGACcagcaaaaaagaaaaaaaacagcataatatatgcatgtttcAATATAATTGAGTCTCTCTTGCAGATATAAGAATCTAATGTCATTGCCTTATTGGGTTAATCAGAATGAAGAATATGTAGCTTTTTTCTACTTTCAAAACTTATCTTGAGCAAAAGTCAGCTTTTGATCTATAGGTGCTTAATTATCGTTTTGTTTTCTTCCCTGCATGCCCATGACAACGTACACAACACTGTTTGTGTATGTGTTAATTGTTATGCTGAAGAAACAGTGTTGAGAGAACAAGAAGATGgacttatatatattcttctgCAATTTGTGCCATACAGCTATGAACAAGAAGAATTTTGAGCCAGTTATGATGCAAAAGGATTCATATACTTCTTTCTTGTTATGGTAATGAGGAATCATAGACTTTCAAGTTTTCAAAGGGTTAATACTTAATTAGGTTTAGGATTTAACACCACTAGTGCACAAACCACCAACTTTGAAACATGTTTATACATGTTTATCATTTGTTAATTTGAAGGACAAAAATGTTAATAATCTAATAGATTCTGAGGCAGCAAACTTGTAAACTCATGCATGCATAAGGACATTAAGGAGCAGATCGAACTGTAGCTATAGCTGCTCCCGAGTTAGCTATGAGCTTCATTAAGAAGTTTTTTTCGATGAATATGAGCTTAAGAAGTTAGTATTTAAGTAATAATATTACTTGTTTCATGAAAGTTAAAGACCAAGAGAATAAGGAGGAAAATTCGGCTGCCGACACTCTTGCAAGTTGGACGTTATGTAATAGGCCCCGCAATGTGTTCTTTAGTTCTACTCCTTCATTTTTACAAGACATTATCGCTAGTGATTGTACTtaagtttctttattttactTAAATTTTGTCGCTTCTTCTTAAGCAAAAACAGAATATGGAGGAAGAACCCACTTGCCGGAAGGACTAGAGTGAATGAATTAAATGAGCCATTCTAAACTTGACACCTCATTTGATTTGAAATGTCTGCCATTTCCAACATTTGTACTAGTTTTTACCAGAAGCTTTCGATTCCTTGACTGTCACTCGCCACTTCAAATCCCCAATCATCAGCATAAAATGAGGAAAACAATTGCCCCCTTCTCTTGTATGTTCGACACGTTCTCCATCCTATTGGAAGTTGAACTTTCTAGTCCAAGTGTCCAATAGGCAATAGCTTATATGTGTCGTTTGCGTATACCTAGAGTGCATGAAATGTttcgacaaaaaaaaaaaaaaagtgcatGAAATGCTTGGTACCAGTACGTCTAGTAGAGAATAGAATAAGAGAATATTGTTATGCTTCATCTTGTTGTTGTGCTTTGCATTTGTGGTTTaagttttgagaaatttgcaaATGTGATTATATGATTTCTATTTATAGTAAGTTTTGAAAGTAATTGATAGCTCGTCcgttcataaaaaaa
This genomic interval carries:
- the LOC126801825 gene encoding CEN-like protein 1, whose product is MSRMMETLTLGRVVGEVVDMFSPTVKMDVIYSSNKQVCNGHEIMPSIITDKPRVDIGGQDMRAAYTLIMTDPDFPSPSDPCLREHLHWLVTDIPGTTDVSFGREVVEYETPKPVVGIHRYVFLLFRQARGRQTVRVPASRDNFNTRKFSEENDLGLPVAAVYFNAQRETAARRR